The following are encoded in a window of Brettanomyces bruxellensis chromosome 9, complete sequence genomic DNA:
- a CDS encoding uncharacterized protein (BUSCO:EOG09262HA6), producing MSATKVIQLLEHPDEFKAAVQLKFFRKQADVHPSSDSEKECLKMLKITSRSFAAVIMELDAELRKPIMIFYLVLRALDTIEDDMTVPNAVKLPTLESFHNNLKKTKWTFNGTDPKERDSITLTRFDKILDVYHELKPEYQDIIKDTTAKMGAGMAKYARDEDFKLNGVRTVKDYDLYCHYVAGLVGEGLTKLITAAKFGSPTLLDRMNLSESMGLFLQKTNIIRDYKEDLDDGRTFWPKEVWGKYAKNLSDFEKPEFIQKGVYCISELVLNALGEAKDSLTYLSLIYDHSTFNFTAIPQVMAIATLAEIFENPLVLKQNVKIRRGTTAKLILESRTYSGVLDIFSHYLRIIHHKCPVADPNYLEISLKCGEIEQYLEELNPDSSHLPKGAKPMQTQSYLDAQKKLETDVPLQKVIEKETSACNAAVTFVGITFVSLLYFAYYFYVQSV from the exons ATGAGTGCCACAAAAGTTATTCAGCTCCTTGAACATCCGGATGAATTTAAAGCAGCCGTCCAATT AAAATTCTTTAGGAAGCAAGCTGATGTTCATCCATCCAGTGACTCAGAGAAAGAGTGCCTcaagatgttgaagatcACATCACGATCTTTTGCTGCGGTCATTATGGAACTTGATGCTGAACTCAGAAAGCCAATTatgatattttatttggttTTGCGTGCATTAGATACCATTGAAGATGATATGACTGTGCCTAATGCTGTTAAACTACCAACATTGGAATCATTCCATAACAACCTCAAAAAAACCAAGTGGACCTTTAATGGAACTGATCCAAAGGAGAGAGACAGTATTACCCTTACAAGATTTGATAAGATTCTTGATGTTTATCATGAATTAAAGCCAGAATATCAAGACATCATCAAGGATACGACAGCTAAGATGGGAGCTGGAATGGCCAAATATGCTCGGGATGAGGACTTCAAGTTGAATGGAGTCAGAACAGTTAAAGATTATGACTTATATTGTCATTATGTTGCTGGTTTGGTTGGTGAAGGTTTGACTAAATTGATCACTGCTGCAAAATTCGGTTCACCTACACTTTTGGACAGAATGAATCTCTCCGAGTCTATGGGTTTATTCTTACAGAAGACCAATATAATAAGAGATTATAAGGAGGATTTAGATGATGGTAGAACGTTCTGGCCTAAGGAAGTTTGGGGTAAGTACGCTAAGAACTTGAGTGACTTTGAAAAGCCAGAGTTCATCCAGAAGGGTGTTTATTGTATTAGTGAGCTCGTTTTGAATGCATTGGGAGAAGCTAAGGATTCCCTCACCTATTTATCACTTATATACGATCATTCGACTTTCAATTTTACTGCAATTCCACAGGTTATGGCTATTGCAACACTAGccgaaatatttgaaaatcCATTGGTTCTCAAGCAGAATGTTAAGATTAGAAGGGGAACGACTGCGAAGTTGATTCTGGAATCTAGAACCTACAGCGGTGTTTTGGACATCTTCAGTCATTATTTGCGTATTATCCATCATAAATGTCCAGTTGCTGATCCAAACTATTTAGAGATATCTCTTAAGTGTGGTGAGATCGAGCAATACTTGGAGGAATTGAATCCTGATTCTTCACATTTGCCTAAAGGTGCTAAGCCAATGCAGACCCAGAGTTATCTAGATGCCCagaagaagttggaaaCAGATGTCCCATTACAGAAAGTTATAGAGAAGGAGACTAGTGCATGTAATGCTGCTGTTACTTTTGTTGGAATTACTTTTGTGTCCCTCCTATACTTTGCCTACTATTTCTACGTTCAGTCGGTTTGA
- a CDS encoding uncharacterized protein (BUSCO:EOG09260APA): MSADEVNISKIADSLLSDIDISLQFILGEKNPGNNRDDIRINRNNSHSIFTKSIDQFQPCPQLMDTHLRSFINRITDSYIKNCLRSGQNSLLDEQISDSFYQFAKVRGSKTTSNFLNSDISLLPHVVKRVTLCSSWKSRYFLLLWLSVLILTPFPLSKIEDQLPDNVYIMSCTFLESSSGKETEAASVLMARFLSRVDTQYYLTRFITEHINSLKWKDTSVFTRIGILSTINFLLKISTLNHLSPYLNRISTLTFNELQDGSKLSSSVLKLLIKILGKLSLYFLRMANFSRIEDAITIMLSYVSHQDTNIRCTVSKQISKICLHVDPQSRADVIRALINQLDISPVDGNVFQDNLMIDMESIDISLYHGTLMTFGQVCGMVSSSSCLYKIASIVHKTLFTEQHRLMHTVGSNVRDASCFTCWSLFRRHHDSEIPEEILLALFKDLILVCCFDGDLMIRRAASATMQELVGRHGDRLFDLLGIHGSDAATYKIKLIETLDYTVLGHTKKSYKIPLQLYTKLDGFLYTEFIDYLFKKGVTNYDPNLRKLSCYTLKALIGASGASDAKINMSIGGLIKRYRDNEKPGLLYCIAELIELVKDTSLLETQNIRLAIQNLKFDFHHDNYSKGEEYLHLLGVMCGQIDFNLDDNTFDTVFNIIRIADKSEITSEFIFLSRNLTQVPTTYKNKWISYIRYGNIPSAKAIGYSFILKTEMNAIIRILLDTSKDAMLRSYLLDSISIYLSREKPAIDSKMKEILINQMDDYTVTNRGDVGNFVRLSAINLISENQTLFWNAEYPKMKKLIVMKLLRLTGEIMDNVKLRAFTLLRSLLGWRLDAHNLDQSTLLYHPRKYFSALLHLVSSDSNLFYDSDLMTEFWRGYCFSAGSPQAVSTVINSATYSFLELWEQLYDNQKMLILNCISLLLKSQKVTKGNKSRFQKMQSSCLNFVCNILELNIGITNTDNLKVIFVRTYNLTLGTSNYHRMFTAIRIFTNLYIRDVLKYQGCRKRIVWIYRNHPSPMIRERAYEALQEIEFEMDSRSKI, translated from the coding sequence ATGAGTGCCGATGAGGTAAACATTTCAAAGATTGCAgattctcttctttcggATATTGATATTTCACTTCAATTTATACTTGGCGAAAAGAATCCAGGCAATAACAGAGATGATATCAGGATTAACAGAAATAACTCACATTCCATATTTACAAAGTCAATTGATCAATTTCAACCATGCCCTCAATTAATGGATACGCATCTGCGTTCATTCATAAATAGAATAACAGATTCCTACATAAAGAATTGTCTTCGTTCCGGTCAAAATTCATTGCTTGATGAGCAAATTTCTGATTCATTCTACCAGTTTGCAAAGGTTCGTGGGTCAAAAACAACGTCTAATTTTTTAAACAGTGACATTTCATTGCTACCGCATGTTGTTAAAAGGGTCACTTTATGCTCTTCCTGGAAGTCACGGTATTTCCTTTTACTTTGGTTGTCAGTTCTCATTTTGACGCCGTTTCCGTTATCGAAGATAGAAGATCAGTTGCCAGACAATGTTTATATAATGTCTTGTACATTTTTGGAATCCTCTTCTGGAAAGGAAACAGAGGCTGCATCCGTTTTAATGGCCAGATTTTTGAGTAGAGTGGATACACAATATTATCTAACTCGTTTTATTACTGAGCATATCAATAGTTTGAAATGGAAGGATACATCCGTTTTTACCAGAATAGGGATTTTGTCGACAATAAATTtccttttgaaaatttcaaccTTAAACCATCTCTCTCCATATTTGAATCGGATATCTACTTTGACCTTTAATgaacttcaagatggatcaAAACTGTCTTCATCTGTTTTAAAACTTCTCATCAAGATTTTGGGTAAACTTTCACTTTACTTTCTTCGGATGGCCAACTTTTCCCGTATAGAGGATGCCATAACAATTATGCTATCTTATGTATCACATCAAGATACAAATATTAGATGTACAGTTTCGAAACagatttcaaaaatatgttTGCACGTTGATCCACAGTCCAGGGCTGACGTAATAAGGGCACTCATAAATCAGTTAGACATCTCGCCGGTAGATGGTAACGTGTTTCAAGATAATTTAATGATAGATATGGAGTCTATTGATATTTCGTTGTATCATGGAACGTTGATGACATTTGGCCAGGTTTGTGGGATGGTTAGCTCTTCTAGTTGTCTCTATAAGATAGCTTCTATTGTTCATAAAACACTATTCACCGAACAGCACAGATTAATGCATACTGTTGGATCAAACGTTCGAGATGCATCTTGCTTTACTTGCTGGTCTTTATTTAGGCGACATCATGATTCAGAGATTCCGGAGGAGATTTTGCTTGCACTATTTAAGGATCTAATATTAGTGTGCTGCTTTGATGGCGATTTAATGATACGAAGAGCAGCATCGGCCACAATGCAAGAACTTGTTGGCCGACATGGGGATCGATTATTTGACTTGCTAGGAATTCATGGGTCAGATGCTGCAACTTATAAGATCAAGCTCATTGAAACATTGGACTATACTGTGTTGGGTCACACAAAGAAATCGTACAAAATTCCTTTGCAATTGTATACGAAATTGGATGGCTTTCTTTACACCGAATTTATTGACTATTTGTTTAAAAAAGGAGTAACAAATTATGATCCAAATCTTCGAAAGCTATCTTGCTATACATTAAAAGCTCTTATTGGAGCTTCCGGTGCAAGTGATGCTAAAATTAATATGTCAATAGGTGGTCTCATAAAGAGATATCGAGACAACGAAAAGCCTGGATTACTTTATTGCATTGCTGAATTAATTGAATTGGTCAAAGACACGTCTCTACTAGAAACACAGAATATCAGATTGGCTATCCAGAATTTGAAATTCGATTTCCATCATGATAATTACAGCAAGGGAGAAGAATATTTACATTTATTAGGAGTCATGTGTGGTCAGATCGATTTCAATTTAGACGACAATACTTTTGATACTGTATTCAACATAATCAGAATTGCTGATAAATCTGAAATTACCTCTGAGTTCATATTCCTTTCAAGAAACTTAACACAAGTACCAACAACATACAAAAACAAATGGATTTCCTATATAAGATACGGAAACATACCATCGGCTAAAGCAATTGGTTATTCTTTTATACTGAAAACAGAAATGAATGCCATAATAAGAATTTTACTTGATACAAGTAAGGACGCAATGTTGAGAAGTTATTTATTGGATTCGATAAGCATCTATCTAAGCAGAGAGAAGCCAGCTATTGATAGtaaaatgaaggaaatcTTAATCAACCAGATGGATGATTACACTGTGACTAACAGAGGAGATGTTGGAAACTTTGTGAGACTCTCTGCCataaatttgatttcaGAAAATCAAACATTATTTTGGAATGCAGAATAtccaaagatgaagaaattgatTGTCATGAAACTTTTGCGCTTGACGGGTGAAATTATGGATAACGTGAAGCTTAGGGCCTTCACTCTTCTTAGGTCACTTCTAGGATGGAGATTAGACGCACACAACCTTGATCAATCAACATTGCTCTATCATCCAAGAAAATACTTTAGTGCTCTGCTTCATTTGGTGAGCTCTGACagtaatttattttacGATAGTGATCTGATGACTGAATTTTGGAGAGGATACTGCTTTTCAGCTGGTTCTCCACAGGCTGTGAGTACTGTGATAAATTCGGCAACTTACAGCTTTCTTGAACTTTGGGAGCAGCTTTATGataatcaaaaaatgcTTATTTTAAATTGTATATCTTTGCTATTAAAATCGCAAAAAGTGACAAAGGGAAATAAGTCTAGATTTCAGAAGATGCAATCTTCCTGTCTTAATTTTGTTTGCAACATTTTAGAATTGAACATTGGTATTACAAATACAGACAACTTAAAGGTCATTTTCGTTCGAACATACAATTTAACATTAGGAACATCAAATTATCACAGAATGTTTACTGCAATAAGAATATTTACAAATCTATATATTAGAGATGTGCTAAAATACCAAGGCTGCAGGAAAAGAATAGTATGGATTTACAGAAATCATCCATCTCCAATGATAAGGGAACGGGCTTACGAAGCGTTGCAGGAAATAGAATTCGAGATGGATTCCAGAAGTAAGATATAA
- a CDS encoding uncharacterized protein (SECRETED:SignalP(1-24)) — protein sequence MIASSLISAATGASLLFFASSASASSEAAFVQFENLGYSGEYFPVGKVEALSDGNCSCEQAMDSPIYINGTNSPFNEELSVHIRGPINLQKFAFYTAESYSFGSTDGSWTRGAYYDVSNGTADNVTFLGNVGVENTCLARALNYVTSNGTSLASESTVLENVTIGSAEEFAIFSGTKCKDESSLEGDCLVYREGIDAYHGFYGTVKAFLFQFSAPSDTSEEGLTNKTGNYDMPAIWLLNAQIPRTSQYPLNGSCSAWNTGAGEFDIFEVMNYTQRNNFYTTIHDYQGTDSVEVGLQMFAYLDRTPDSVMKGGVIFGSDGKATVFLSNSTTFGNTISSSDLSSWLSELDNVDGGEYTQTLSSITLDMNTATTTSGSSSSASTSGSDSSTSGSGSSSSTSSSSTNAASRPMFSIESPVGLLSLAVPLIAGTVFLYEA from the coding sequence ATGATCGCATCATCCTTAATTTCCGCCGCCACTGGTGCAtccttgctcttttttgcaAGCAGTGCAAGTGCCAGCTCAGAAGCCGCTTTTGTCCAATTCGAAAATCTTGGATACAGTGGAGAGTATTTCCCAGTTGGAAAAGTTGAAGCTTTGAGCGATGGAAACTGTTCATGTGAACAAGCCATGGATTCTCCAATTTATATTAATGGCACAAACAGTCCTTTCAATGAGGAGTTGTCTGTTCACATTAGAGGACCAATAAACTTGCAGAAATTTGCCTTTTACACGGCCGAAAGTTACAGCTTCGGCTCAACTGATGGTTCGTGGACCCGAGGTGCTTATTACGATGTCTCCAATGGTACTGCAGATAATGTTACCTTCCTCGGTAATGTTGGTGTCGAAAACACGTGCCTAGCCAGAGCACTAAACTACGTGACATCAAACGGTACATCTCTTGCATCGGAATCTACCGTTCTCGAAAACGTGACTATTGGTTCCGCAGAGGAGTTTGCCATCTTTTCCGGCACCAAGTGCAAGGATGAGTCATCCTTGGAGGGTGACTGCCTTGTTTACCGTGAAGGAATCGATGCTTACCATGGATTTTACGGTACAGTCAAGGCATTCCTCTTTCAATTCTCTGCCCCTTCCGATACCAGCGAGGAGGGTCTAACCAACAAGACTGGTAACTATGATATGCCTGCCATTTGGTTGTTGAATGCACAAATTCCAAGGACGTCTCAGTACCCATTGAACGGTAGTTGCTCGGCATGGAACACTGGTGCTGGTGAGTTCGATATCTTTGAGGTGATGAATTACACACAGAGAAATAACTTCTACACGACCATCCATGACTATCAAGGAACCGACAGTGTCGAGGTTGGATTACAAATGTTCGCTTATCTAGACAGAACACCTGATTCTGTCATGAAAGGTGGTGTTATCTTTGGATCAGATGGCAAGGCTACTGTCTTCCTATCCAACAGCACCACTTTTGGAAACACCATCTCTTCCTCTGACCTCAGCTCATGGTTATCCGAGTTAGATAATGTGGACGGTGGTGAGTACACCCAGACATTGTCCTCTATCACTTTGGACATGAATACCGCAACTACCACAAGTGGTTCTAGCAGCTCCGCAAGCACAAGTGGTTCTGACAGCTCCACAAGCGGAAGTGGTTCTAGCAGCTCCACCAGTAGTAGCTCGACAAATGCAGCTTCCAGACCAATGTTCTCTATAGAATCACCTGTTGGCTTGCTTTCATTGGCTGTGCCTTTAATTGCTGGTACAGTATTCCTATATGAAGCGTAA
- the IMP4 gene encoding snoRNA-binding rRNA-processing protein imp4 (BUSCO:EOG09263LR1), with translation MLRRQARERKEYLYRKAQQLKEEAKIEKRHQLAQALATGKNLSKDIADDQQLQKDFLYDETIQKENEEVDDEYARLSGFVEPKVVITTSRSPSARLSQFTKEMRLMIPNSIRINRGNYIMPALVESCKRSGITDIVVIHEHRGVPSTLTVSHLPYGPTAVFTLHNVVLRHDIYNVGNISEAYPHLIFENFTTKLGQRIKHIPPGVKKESPRVISFVNKNDFVSVRQHLYVRTKDDVELREVGPRLEMRPFSIKLGTLDDEDADVEWMLRRFVRTASRKNYLSE, from the exons ATGCTAAGAAGACAGGctagagaaagaaaagagtaTTTATACAGAAAAGCTCAGCAACTCAAGGAAGAAGCGAAGATAGAGAAAAGACATCAGCTTGCGCAGGCTTTAGCTACTGGTAAAaatctttcaaaagataTAGCTGATGATCAGCAGCTTCAAAAAGACTTTTTGTATGATGAAAcaattcaaaaagaaaacgagGAAGTGGATGATGAATATGCAAGACTTAGTGGATTTGTCGAACCAAAGGTAGTGATTACTACTTCTAGAAGTCCGTCAGCAAGATTGTCACAATTCACGAAGGAGATGAGATTGATGATACCGAACTCAATCAGAATAAATCGAGGTAATTACATAATGCCAGCATTAGTTGAGTCATGCAAGAGATCAGGCATAACAGACATAGTGGTAATACACGAGCATAGAGGTGTGCCTTCGACCTTAACCGTGAGCCATCTTCCTTATGGTCCTACGGCTGTGTTCACTCTACATAACGTTGTTCTTAGACATGATATTTACAATGTTGGAAACATTAGTGAGGCATATCCACATCTTATATTCGAGAACTTCACAACAAAACTAGGACAGAGAATCA AACATATTCCACCGGGAGTGAAAAAGGAATCTCCTAGAGTGATATCTTTCgtgaataaaaatgattttGTTAGCGTGCGGCAGCATCTCTATGTTAGGACGAAAGATGACGTAGAGTTAAGAGAGGTCGGCCCAAGGCTTGAGATGAGACCATTTTCGATAAAGCTTGGCACgttggatgatgaagatgctgATGTGGAATGGATGCTAAGAAGATTCGTTAGAACAGCAAGTAGAAAGAATTACTTGAGCGAGTAA